One genomic window of Hymenobacter sp. J193 includes the following:
- the rimM gene encoding ribosome maturation factor RimM (Essential for efficient processing of 16S rRNA): MSLTLDDCYELGSIVKPHGLKGFVVAALDVDDLDAYRKVKSVLLELPTAPGKLTPYAIEKLTPQSEARALVKFQGIDRIEDAEPLRNAKLWRPLAELPALAADQFYFHDVIGFTVIDEELGELGTVETFYELPQQDVLSMRYQGQEVLIPVADELISHADQATRTLHVKLPAGLLDVYLTPPSRERDEPDEFDGPELETGK; encoded by the coding sequence ATGAGCCTTACCCTTGATGACTGCTACGAGCTGGGCTCGATAGTGAAACCCCACGGCCTGAAAGGCTTCGTGGTGGCTGCCCTTGATGTGGACGACCTGGATGCCTACCGCAAGGTGAAATCGGTGCTGCTGGAACTGCCCACGGCACCCGGCAAGCTTACGCCCTACGCCATCGAGAAACTCACGCCGCAGTCGGAAGCCCGGGCGCTGGTCAAGTTCCAGGGCATCGACCGGATTGAGGACGCCGAGCCGCTGCGCAACGCCAAGCTGTGGCGCCCCCTGGCTGAGCTGCCCGCCCTGGCAGCAGATCAATTCTACTTTCACGATGTCATCGGCTTCACCGTAATCGATGAGGAGCTGGGCGAGCTGGGCACCGTGGAAACCTTCTACGAACTGCCCCAGCAGGATGTACTGTCCATGCGCTACCAGGGCCAGGAGGTGCTGATTCCGGTTGCCGATGAGCTGATTTCGCACGCCGACCAGGCCACCCGCACGCTGCACGTAAAACTGCCGGCCGGCCTCCTCGACGTGTACCTCACGCCGCCCTCCCGCGAGCGGGACGAGCCCGACGAATTCGACGGCCCCGAGCTGGAAACAGGGAAATAA
- a CDS encoding 30S ribosomal protein S16 yields the protein MAVKIRLARRGRKKAAQFDIVVADSRSPRDGRFIEKIGTYDPNTNPASINFDGEKAFDWIMKGAEPTDTVRAMLSYRGVLYRKHLQLGVIKGAISQDVADQRFTDWKEQKDAKIEGKRTTLGTAKDEARKTRLAAETKVKEARAEAQRAKQAAALAAAAPAAAEGETAEATAETTEEAGA from the coding sequence ATGGCAGTTAAAATCCGCCTCGCCCGTCGTGGCCGCAAGAAGGCCGCACAGTTCGACATCGTTGTTGCTGACTCCCGCTCGCCCCGCGACGGCCGCTTCATCGAGAAAATCGGCACCTACGACCCCAACACGAACCCCGCTTCCATCAACTTCGATGGCGAAAAGGCATTCGACTGGATTATGAAAGGTGCTGAGCCTACCGATACGGTACGTGCTATGCTCTCTTACCGCGGCGTGCTTTACCGCAAGCACCTGCAGCTGGGCGTAATCAAAGGCGCTATTTCGCAGGATGTAGCCGACCAGCGCTTCACCGACTGGAAAGAGCAGAAAGACGCCAAAATCGAAGGCAAGCGCACTACCCTGGGCACTGCTAAAGACGAAGCTCGCAAAACTCGTCTGGCCGCTGAAACCAAAGTGAAAGAAGCCCGCGCCGAAGCCCAGCGTGCCAAGCAGGCTGCTGCCCTGGCCGCCGCCGCTCCGGCTGCTGCCGAAGGCGAAACGGCCGAAGCTACGGCTGAAACCACTGAGGAAGCCGGCGCTTAA
- the panB gene encoding 3-methyl-2-oxobutanoate hydroxymethyltransferase, with protein sequence MSQHKEVKLVTTHQLLAMKRRGEKISMLTAYDFSMATILDGAGIDVLLVGDSASNVMAGHETTLPITLDQMIYHASSVVRAVKRALVVVDMPFGSYQGNSSEALRSAIRIMKESGGHAIKLEGGAEIRESISRILTAGIPVMGHLGLTPQSIYKFGTYTVRAKEEAEAQKLLEDAQLLQELGCFALVLEKIPSTLAKQVAEQLTIPVIGIGAGPEVDGQVLVVHDMLGITKEFKPRFLRRYADLGDLMHDAVARYINDVKTRDFPSAEEAY encoded by the coding sequence ATGTCGCAGCACAAAGAAGTCAAGCTCGTTACCACTCACCAGCTGCTGGCCATGAAACGGCGCGGCGAGAAAATATCGATGCTCACGGCCTACGATTTCTCCATGGCCACTATTCTCGACGGGGCGGGCATCGACGTGCTGCTGGTGGGCGACTCGGCCTCCAACGTAATGGCCGGCCACGAAACCACTTTACCCATCACGCTCGACCAGATGATCTACCATGCCTCATCAGTGGTGCGGGCAGTGAAGCGGGCCCTGGTGGTGGTGGACATGCCGTTTGGCTCATATCAGGGCAATTCCTCGGAGGCCTTGCGCTCGGCTATTCGCATCATGAAGGAGTCGGGCGGGCACGCCATCAAGCTGGAAGGCGGGGCCGAAATCCGGGAATCCATCAGCCGGATTCTTACGGCCGGCATTCCGGTAATGGGCCATCTGGGCCTCACCCCGCAAAGCATCTACAAGTTTGGCACCTACACCGTGCGGGCCAAGGAAGAAGCTGAAGCGCAGAAGCTGCTGGAAGATGCGCAGCTGCTGCAGGAGCTGGGCTGCTTTGCGCTGGTCCTTGAGAAAATACCCTCGACCCTGGCCAAGCAGGTAGCCGAGCAGCTCACCATTCCCGTTATCGGCATCGGGGCCGGGCCCGAAGTGGATGGACAGGTGCTAGTAGTGCACGATATGCTGGGCATCACCAAAGAGTTTAAGCCGCGCTTCCTGCGCCGCTACGCCGACCTGGGCGACCTGATGCACGACGCCGTGGCGCGCTACATCAACGACGTCAAAACCCGCGACTTCCCGTCGGCGGAAGAAGCGTATTAA
- a CDS encoding acyl-CoA desaturase, with amino-acid sequence MPILIFFVAHYYLSLFTQTFYLHRYAAHKMFTMNKFWEKFFFLFTYICQGSSFLSPRAYALLHRMHHAYSDTEMDPHSPLFSSNAFSMMWKTKNIYNDVLNRNYAAAERFEGDYPEWQAIEDFGDKWYSRLGWGTLYVLFYIQFATAWWQYLLLPIHFLMGPIHGAIVNWGGHKYGYQNFDNHDHSKNTLALDFLAFGELFQNNHHKLPMRVNFGVKWWEFDPTYMFIWTMDKVGVVKVKRKWQEPVNMAA; translated from the coding sequence ATGCCAATACTCATCTTTTTCGTTGCCCACTATTACCTGTCGCTGTTCACGCAGACGTTCTACCTGCACCGATACGCGGCACACAAGATGTTCACGATGAACAAGTTCTGGGAGAAGTTTTTCTTCCTGTTCACGTATATCTGCCAGGGCTCGTCCTTCCTCTCGCCCCGGGCCTACGCGCTGCTACACCGCATGCACCACGCCTACTCCGATACGGAGATGGACCCACACTCGCCGCTGTTCTCGTCGAATGCCTTTTCGATGATGTGGAAGACCAAGAACATCTACAACGATGTGCTGAACCGCAACTACGCCGCGGCCGAACGGTTTGAGGGCGACTACCCCGAGTGGCAGGCCATTGAGGACTTCGGCGACAAGTGGTACTCGCGCCTTGGCTGGGGCACGCTCTACGTGCTGTTCTATATCCAGTTTGCCACGGCTTGGTGGCAGTACCTGCTGCTGCCCATTCACTTCCTGATGGGCCCCATCCACGGCGCCATCGTGAACTGGGGCGGCCACAAGTATGGCTACCAGAACTTCGACAACCACGACCACAGCAAAAACACGCTGGCTCTGGATTTCCTGGCTTTCGGGGAGCTGTTCCAGAACAACCACCACAAGCTGCCCATGCGCGTCAACTTCGGCGTGAAATGGTGGGAGTTCGACCCAACCTATATGTTCATCTGGACGATGGATAAAGTGGGCGTGGTGAAAGTAAAACGCAAGTGGCAGGAGCCCGTGAACATGGCCGCCTAG
- a CDS encoding M1 family metallopeptidase produces the protein MKKFLAGCWLALLPLAAAAQTPTTPPASWQQQVNYSIDVTLDDVRHELTGREELRYTNNSPETLPFIWFHLWPNAYRDNTTAFAKQQLRNNDRKFQFASATDRGFIDQLDFKVNGETARLEYDPQNPDVAKLVLPQPLAPGATATISTPFHVKLPASFSRLGHVGQSYQITQWYPKPAVLDQRGWHPMPYLNQGEFYSEFGSFDVRITLPANYVVGATGQLQNPEEQQRMEQLATAGAAKKTAEDFGNDLSFPASAPETKTLRYVQDQVHDFAWFADKRFNVLKSGVTLPSGRQVTSWVLFTNKQASRWIEGLQHLNDALTYYSKWVGEYPYASATAVDGALSAGSGMEYPMVTVTEPSAISHEVGHNWFYGILGSNERDYPWLDEGLNSYVDNRVALINNSAGSLQTGVITRIKPLASRFNLDGLSAYALEQATYQSQATRGLDQPVHGVASAEYGLVNYPFIVYSKTAALFNYLENYLGQEKFDAAMHAYFERWKFRHPYPEDLQASFEESTGQKLGWFFQDMLGKRVRYDATIDDVEVSDTVKVLVRNDSPAPYAVPVSTLDAQGKVLETLWSPVLGITEEDEAAQLNFRREGVSAVVVDANYVTTELNRRDDRLKTSGSFRRVEPFRLQGLFAPVQRWDRAVVNFTPVIGANTSDKFMLGAAFYSSPLVLQRLSYVLMPMYSFNQKELNGIADVNVNVLPDKYARRIVTGVLVQRFERYRKVEPSITFNLPFSAYDRPQHTLKLATASIHQQDLDQTSSIQTVEYHVRGGNALQKWTGYVEFNQLTPKPGLVISQAEARLLRAAGTYQRFYNARKSVSVRLFGGRFLSNVAATDPMQAYVLGLSGSPDYRYQTAFLDRQQISPVLAAQRHQTDDRDGAFKAYLPVTSSKWLSTLNLQGDLPVTSLKVFADFGATSHKVLLEDGRQRRLFYDAGLIVPIIPGGVFQFYVPVAGSQYSNGLPSSRKDFTDNLRFVFRLDKLNPFRLLDEQLAQ, from the coding sequence ATGAAAAAATTTCTGGCGGGCTGCTGGCTGGCGCTTCTGCCCCTGGCAGCGGCTGCCCAAACGCCCACTACGCCGCCGGCCTCCTGGCAGCAGCAGGTAAACTACTCCATTGATGTGACGCTCGACGACGTGCGCCACGAGCTGACGGGCCGCGAAGAGTTGCGCTACACCAACAACTCGCCCGAAACGCTGCCGTTCATCTGGTTTCATCTGTGGCCCAACGCTTACCGCGACAATACCACGGCCTTCGCCAAGCAGCAGTTGCGCAACAACGACCGGAAGTTTCAGTTTGCTTCCGCCACCGACCGGGGCTTTATTGACCAGCTCGACTTCAAGGTAAATGGCGAAACGGCCCGGCTGGAATACGACCCACAAAACCCCGACGTGGCCAAGCTGGTGCTACCCCAGCCACTGGCGCCAGGCGCTACGGCTACCATCAGCACGCCTTTTCACGTGAAGCTGCCGGCCTCCTTTTCGCGCCTGGGCCACGTGGGCCAGTCGTACCAGATTACGCAGTGGTACCCCAAGCCGGCAGTGCTCGACCAGCGCGGCTGGCACCCGATGCCCTACCTGAACCAGGGTGAGTTCTACTCCGAGTTTGGCTCGTTTGACGTGCGCATTACGCTGCCGGCCAACTACGTGGTGGGCGCTACCGGCCAACTGCAGAATCCCGAGGAGCAGCAGCGAATGGAACAGCTGGCCACGGCTGGGGCGGCCAAGAAAACCGCAGAAGACTTCGGCAACGACCTTTCCTTCCCGGCCTCGGCTCCGGAAACCAAAACACTGCGCTACGTGCAGGACCAGGTACACGACTTTGCCTGGTTTGCTGATAAGCGCTTCAACGTGCTTAAAAGCGGCGTCACGCTGCCATCCGGCCGCCAGGTAACCTCCTGGGTGCTGTTCACCAACAAGCAAGCCAGCCGCTGGATTGAAGGTCTTCAGCACCTCAACGATGCCCTCACATACTACTCGAAGTGGGTAGGCGAGTATCCGTACGCCTCAGCCACGGCCGTAGACGGCGCCCTGAGTGCCGGCTCTGGCATGGAATACCCTATGGTAACCGTGACTGAGCCCAGCGCCATTTCCCACGAAGTAGGTCATAACTGGTTTTACGGCATTCTGGGCTCCAACGAGCGGGACTATCCGTGGCTGGACGAAGGCCTGAACTCCTACGTGGACAACCGGGTAGCGTTGATCAACAACTCGGCCGGCTCCCTGCAAACGGGCGTTATTACTCGCATCAAGCCATTGGCCTCCAGGTTCAACCTGGATGGGCTTTCGGCTTATGCGCTGGAGCAGGCCACGTACCAGAGCCAGGCCACCCGCGGCCTCGACCAGCCCGTGCACGGCGTTGCCTCAGCCGAGTATGGCCTGGTGAACTATCCGTTTATCGTGTACAGCAAAACGGCGGCGCTGTTCAACTACCTCGAAAATTACCTGGGGCAGGAAAAGTTTGACGCCGCCATGCACGCCTACTTCGAGCGGTGGAAGTTCCGCCACCCCTACCCCGAGGATCTGCAGGCTTCCTTCGAGGAAAGCACCGGTCAGAAGTTGGGCTGGTTTTTCCAGGATATGCTGGGCAAGCGCGTGCGCTACGATGCCACGATTGACGACGTGGAAGTTTCTGACACCGTGAAGGTGCTGGTGCGCAACGACTCGCCCGCCCCGTATGCCGTGCCGGTTTCTACCCTCGACGCTCAAGGCAAGGTGCTGGAAACGCTCTGGTCGCCGGTGCTGGGTATCACGGAGGAAGACGAAGCTGCCCAGCTCAACTTCCGCCGCGAAGGCGTAAGCGCAGTGGTAGTGGATGCCAACTACGTGACAACTGAGCTGAACCGCCGCGACGACCGGCTGAAAACCAGCGGCAGCTTCCGCCGCGTGGAGCCGTTCCGCCTGCAGGGCCTGTTTGCGCCGGTGCAGCGCTGGGACCGGGCCGTCGTCAACTTCACGCCGGTTATCGGGGCCAACACATCCGATAAGTTTATGCTCGGGGCCGCGTTCTACAGCAGCCCGCTGGTGCTGCAGCGTTTGAGCTACGTGCTGATGCCCATGTACAGCTTCAACCAGAAAGAGCTGAACGGCATTGCTGATGTGAACGTGAACGTGCTGCCCGACAAATATGCCCGCCGCATTGTGACGGGCGTGCTAGTGCAGCGCTTTGAGCGGTACCGCAAGGTGGAGCCTAGCATCACCTTCAACCTGCCCTTCTCCGCCTACGACCGGCCCCAGCACACCCTCAAGCTGGCCACGGCCTCCATCCACCAGCAGGACCTCGATCAGACCAGCAGCATCCAGACGGTGGAGTACCACGTGCGCGGCGGCAATGCTCTGCAAAAGTGGACGGGCTACGTTGAATTCAACCAACTCACGCCCAAGCCCGGCCTGGTTATCAGTCAGGCGGAAGCGCGCCTCCTGCGGGCTGCAGGCACGTATCAGCGGTTCTACAATGCCCGCAAAAGCGTATCGGTCCGGCTGTTTGGGGGGCGCTTTCTCTCGAACGTGGCCGCTACCGACCCCATGCAAGCGTACGTGCTGGGTTTAAGCGGCAGCCCCGACTACCGCTACCAAACCGCTTTCCTGGACCGCCAGCAGATTTCACCGGTCCTGGCCGCCCAGCGTCACCAGACCGACGACCGGGATGGCGCCTTCAAAGCCTACCTGCCGGTAACCAGCTCTAAGTGGCTGAGCACGCTCAATCTACAGGGCGACCTGCCCGTCACCAGCCTCAAGGTGTTTGCTGACTTTGGCGCTACCA
- a CDS encoding RluA family pseudouridine synthase: MNRPNLWSEQKEILFEDNHLLIINKPAGLLVQGDATGDEPLSAKAEEYLRFKYKKPGAAFIGVAHRLDRPVSGVVALAKTSKALSRLNELFRDNKVHKTYWALTGKRPEPESGHLTHWLVKDPIRNTTKAYPERHSQGLKADLDYEVLGQAGNRWLVQVNPITGRPHQIRVQLSTGLGTPIVGDVKYGFLAPLPDVSIALHARRLEFQHPVTKEEMRFEAPLPDMPHWEAAQLYY; the protein is encoded by the coding sequence GTGAATCGTCCGAATTTGTGGTCGGAACAGAAGGAAATTCTGTTCGAAGACAACCACCTGCTCATCATCAACAAGCCTGCCGGCCTGCTCGTGCAGGGCGACGCAACCGGGGATGAGCCCCTATCGGCCAAAGCCGAAGAGTACCTGCGCTTCAAGTACAAAAAGCCCGGCGCGGCTTTCATCGGCGTGGCGCACCGCCTCGACCGGCCCGTGAGCGGCGTGGTGGCCCTAGCCAAAACCAGCAAGGCGTTGAGTCGCCTCAACGAGCTGTTCCGCGACAATAAGGTGCATAAAACCTATTGGGCCCTCACGGGCAAGCGCCCGGAGCCGGAAAGCGGCCACCTCACGCACTGGCTGGTGAAAGACCCCATTCGCAACACTACCAAAGCCTACCCCGAGCGCCACTCCCAGGGCCTGAAAGCCGACCTCGACTACGAAGTGCTGGGCCAGGCCGGCAACCGCTGGCTGGTACAGGTAAACCCCATCACGGGCCGCCCCCACCAGATTCGGGTTCAGCTGAGCACTGGCCTCGGCACGCCCATCGTGGGCGACGTGAAGTACGGCTTCCTAGCGCCTTTGCCCGATGTAAGCATTGCCCTGCACGCCCGCCGGCTGGAGTTCCAGCATCCGGTTACCAAGGAAGAAATGCGCTTTGAAGCTCCCCTGCCCGACATGCCCCATTGGGAGGCCGCACAGTTGTACTATTAG
- the rplS gene encoding 50S ribosomal protein L19, whose protein sequence is MSVLLDFINSESQERRASFPKFAAGDTINVHVKIREGNKERVQQFQGVVIQRRNPSSNGETFTVRKISNQIGTERIFPLLSPNIDKIEVIRRGKVRRARLFYLRGLSGKAARIKERRLNVVEKVKA, encoded by the coding sequence ATGAGCGTACTTCTCGACTTCATCAATTCGGAATCCCAGGAGCGCCGCGCCAGCTTCCCCAAGTTTGCCGCCGGTGACACCATCAACGTGCACGTAAAAATCCGTGAGGGCAACAAAGAGCGTGTTCAGCAGTTCCAGGGCGTGGTTATCCAGCGCCGGAACCCCAGCTCGAACGGCGAAACCTTCACCGTTCGCAAGATTTCCAACCAAATTGGCACAGAGCGTATCTTCCCCCTGTTGTCGCCCAACATCGACAAGATCGAGGTGATTCGTCGTGGTAAAGTACGTCGCGCCCGTCTGTTCTACCTGCGCGGTCTGTCGGGCAAAGCTGCTCGTATCAAAGAGCGTCGCCTGAACGTGGTAGAGAAAGTAAAGGCTTAA
- the trmD gene encoding tRNA (guanosine(37)-N1)-methyltransferase TrmD — protein sequence MRIDIVTCQPELLESPFAHSIVKRAQEKGLAEIHLHQLRQHAINKHGQIDDYVFGGGAGMVLRVEPIAACFDELLAQRAYDAVIYMTPDGETLRQPLANRLSLAGNLLILCGHYKGVDERIRKAYITHEISIGDYVLSGGELGAAVLVDTIVRLLPGVLGNEESALSDSFQDNLLAPPVYTRPAEWRGQEVPAILLSGNTPKIEEWRHEQALERTRQRRPDLLEEKL from the coding sequence ATGCGCATCGATATTGTTACCTGCCAGCCCGAGCTGCTGGAAAGCCCGTTTGCGCACTCCATCGTAAAAAGGGCTCAGGAAAAAGGTCTGGCCGAAATTCATCTGCATCAGCTGCGCCAGCACGCTATCAACAAGCACGGCCAGATTGATGACTACGTGTTTGGGGGCGGGGCCGGCATGGTACTACGCGTAGAGCCCATTGCCGCGTGCTTTGACGAGCTGCTGGCCCAGCGGGCCTACGACGCCGTGATTTATATGACGCCCGATGGCGAAACGCTGCGCCAGCCCCTGGCCAACCGGCTTTCCCTGGCCGGTAACCTGCTTATTCTCTGTGGCCACTACAAGGGCGTAGACGAGCGGATCCGAAAGGCTTACATCACCCACGAAATCAGCATTGGCGACTACGTGCTGAGCGGGGGTGAGTTGGGCGCGGCCGTGCTGGTCGATACTATTGTGCGGCTGCTGCCGGGCGTGCTGGGCAATGAGGAGTCGGCGCTGAGTGACTCATTTCAGGACAACCTGCTGGCTCCACCCGTGTACACCCGCCCGGCAGAGTGGCGCGGGCAGGAAGTACCCGCCATTCTGCTTTCCGGCAACACGCCCAAAATAGAGGAGTGGCGCCACGAGCAGGCCCTGGAGCGCACCCGCCAGCGCCGCCCCGATCTGCTGGAGGAGAAATTGTGA